A DNA window from Thalassospiraceae bacterium LMO-JJ14 contains the following coding sequences:
- a CDS encoding amidohydrolase family protein yields the protein MGETFDLIIKDIDILTGDREQSVIKDGYVAVKDGRIVEVGKTDVVETDFRATRSISLPGRVMTPGFVNVHTHAILSMVRGVAEDMGFAPAYTPGVPHGHEVTPDEAVALGRLGALEAMMFGSTLINDTYVHQDLTLPAMAEVGLRVYACGRIHDVDFSRVHEKIWEVDPKIGEVTLGLAVDLAEKYHGADNGRMGVQLAAHAPDTCSRELLCAIREVRDDKGLRVTTHLSQSGIEVERILEREGMRPPEFLDDVGLLDDRLLGAHCIFVDDADIQRIGAAGVNAINIAKGNATGGTMAPTTELRRAGANLTLATDNMHADMVEVMRWALCVGRLKEGRVTDFWQPEDVFQMATMNGAKAMGLENEVGSIEVGKRADVVLFDFRRPHLTPKLDLLGNLVHTGHGRDVEMVVVEGDIVVEDGKPTKVDANEIIRDAENAAQALWQRAREAV from the coding sequence ATGGGCGAAACGTTCGATCTGATCATCAAGGATATCGATATTCTCACCGGCGATAGGGAACAGTCCGTCATTAAAGACGGTTATGTCGCCGTAAAAGACGGCCGCATTGTCGAGGTCGGAAAGACCGATGTCGTTGAAACGGATTTTCGGGCGACGCGCAGCATATCGCTGCCGGGACGTGTGATGACACCGGGGTTCGTAAACGTTCACACACACGCCATCCTCAGCATGGTGCGTGGCGTTGCCGAAGACATGGGGTTTGCGCCGGCATACACACCTGGCGTGCCACACGGTCACGAGGTCACGCCGGATGAGGCTGTTGCGCTCGGGCGTCTTGGCGCGCTTGAAGCAATGATGTTCGGATCAACGCTTATCAACGACACGTACGTACATCAGGACCTGACCTTGCCCGCAATGGCTGAGGTTGGGCTGCGTGTCTATGCGTGCGGCCGGATTCATGACGTCGATTTTTCCCGCGTGCATGAGAAAATCTGGGAAGTGGATCCCAAGATCGGTGAAGTAACACTGGGGTTGGCGGTGGACCTGGCCGAGAAGTATCACGGTGCTGACAACGGACGCATGGGCGTGCAACTCGCAGCGCATGCACCGGACACGTGCTCACGTGAGTTGTTGTGCGCGATCCGCGAAGTGCGCGACGACAAGGGATTGCGTGTGACGACTCATCTATCCCAAAGCGGTATCGAGGTTGAACGAATTCTGGAGCGCGAAGGGATGCGCCCGCCTGAATTTCTGGACGACGTCGGGTTGCTCGACGACCGGTTGCTGGGGGCACATTGCATATTTGTCGACGATGCGGATATCCAGCGGATCGGCGCTGCCGGTGTGAACGCAATCAATATCGCAAAAGGAAATGCGACGGGCGGCACGATGGCGCCAACGACGGAACTCCGTCGCGCCGGCGCGAATCTGACCCTCGCCACTGACAACATGCATGCTGACATGGTTGAAGTCATGCGCTGGGCGCTTTGTGTCGGCAGGTTGAAGGAGGGAAGAGTTACCGACTTCTGGCAACCCGAAGACGTTTTTCAGATGGCGACCATGAACGGTGCCAAGGCGATGGGGCTCGAAAACGAGGTTGGCTCGATTGAGGTTGGTAAGCGCGCGGATGTGGTTCTGTTCGACTTCCGCCGACCGCATCTGACGCCGAAACTCGATCTGCTGGGGAACCTCGTCCATACCGGTCACGGTCGAGATGTCGAGATGGTCGTCGTCGAAGGGGACATCGTGGTAGAGGACGGAAAGCCGACGAAAGTCGACGCGAATGAGATTATTCGTGACGCAGAGAACGCAGCGCAGGCCTTGTGGCAACGTGCCCGTGAAGCTGTATAG
- a CDS encoding GntR family transcriptional regulator → MKSNSTVKGGGRKGGFRSRPSLHDELVVTVRDMILEGELAPGTRIPEVAICEDLGVSRTPLREALKVLASEGLVVLLPRRGSMVSEVSIDEISAVFEAMASFEALIGKLIVERATDTDIAEVDKMHEKMMAAHADGNRTSYFRQNQNIHFRLASLTHNPVLMNTYEAYSRKIMRGRSVANLDQVRWDESAREHEGIMEALRSRNAGLLAERMREHCDLTAKFVLDALSRVSNT, encoded by the coding sequence ATGAAATCCAACTCGACGGTCAAAGGCGGTGGCAGAAAAGGCGGCTTCAGGTCGAGGCCTTCGTTGCATGACGAATTGGTCGTCACAGTGCGGGATATGATCCTGGAAGGGGAACTCGCACCGGGTACCCGCATACCCGAAGTCGCGATCTGTGAGGATCTGGGCGTATCGCGTACACCGCTACGCGAGGCGCTCAAGGTGCTGGCGTCGGAGGGGCTGGTCGTCCTGCTGCCCCGTCGCGGAAGCATGGTTTCGGAAGTCAGCATCGATGAAATTTCAGCAGTGTTCGAAGCCATGGCTTCATTTGAAGCGCTAATCGGCAAGCTGATTGTCGAAAGGGCGACGGATACAGATATCGCCGAAGTCGACAAGATGCATGAGAAGATGATGGCGGCTCATGCGGATGGCAACCGAACTTCTTATTTCCGCCAGAACCAGAACATTCATTTTCGACTCGCCAGCCTGACGCATAACCCCGTGCTTATGAACACGTACGAAGCCTATTCCCGGAAGATCATGCGCGGTCGGTCCGTTGCCAACCTCGACCAGGTCCGTTGGGACGAATCGGCGCGCGAGCACGAGGGCATCATGGAGGCGTTACGCAGTCGGAACGCCGGCCTGCTTGCCGAAAGGATGCGTGAACACTGCGACCTGACCGCTAAGTTCGTCCTCGACGCCCTAAGTCGCGTTTCCAATACCTGA
- a CDS encoding DUF3830 family protein, whose protein sequence is MTKVLVTTGPFTFDGVLETKAAPQTCALIEKQLPLDSKIIHVRWSGEGVWIPFGDDHFDVGYENHTSYPKPGQMILYPGGISESEMLLAYGEVRFASKFGQLAGNHFLTIDDPDGNLYELGRSVLWEGAKGIYIERRG, encoded by the coding sequence GTGACAAAGGTTTTGGTAACAACCGGGCCATTCACATTCGACGGCGTTCTCGAGACGAAAGCCGCACCGCAGACGTGCGCGCTGATCGAGAAACAACTGCCGCTGGACAGCAAAATTATCCACGTACGTTGGAGTGGAGAAGGCGTCTGGATTCCGTTCGGCGACGATCATTTCGACGTCGGTTACGAAAACCATACCAGTTATCCGAAGCCGGGGCAGATGATCCTGTATCCTGGCGGAATCAGCGAATCGGAGATGCTTCTGGCATATGGCGAAGTGCGGTTCGCTTCGAAATTCGGGCAACTCGCCGGCAATCATTTTCTGACGATCGATGACCCGGACGGAAACCTTTATGAACTTGGACGAAGCGTTTTGTGGGAGGGAGCAAAAGGAATTTACATCGAACGCCGAGGGTGA
- a CDS encoding aspartate/glutamate racemase family protein, which produces MKLLLINPNTSECVTARLHSAAAAVASLDTEIIPVTAKKGVPYISTRAEELIGGQVVLEVLSEKSANADGAIVAAFGDPGLGGAREMFDIPVIGLAEAGMVTASMLGRNFSIVTFATALGSWYQECVDWHKLSSRCVSIRTLDKPFTSINDVGEEKEDLLAELANDAVVRDGADVVVLAGAPLAGLASRVRDRIPVPVVDCAEAAIKQLELLVALKFRKAESGNFMRPAAKESVGLTAALAARLAHKDGHGSLNS; this is translated from the coding sequence TTGAAACTTCTTCTCATTAATCCGAACACCAGCGAGTGCGTCACGGCTCGGCTGCATTCTGCAGCGGCGGCGGTCGCTTCGCTGGACACGGAAATTATTCCTGTTACCGCCAAAAAAGGAGTTCCTTACATCTCCACCCGCGCCGAGGAGCTCATTGGCGGTCAAGTGGTGTTGGAGGTTCTGTCGGAGAAATCCGCTAACGCCGATGGCGCGATTGTCGCGGCGTTTGGTGATCCGGGACTCGGCGGTGCGCGCGAAATGTTCGACATTCCAGTCATTGGGCTTGCCGAAGCAGGGATGGTCACGGCATCGATGCTTGGCCGCAATTTCTCCATTGTGACATTCGCAACGGCGCTGGGATCCTGGTATCAGGAGTGCGTCGACTGGCACAAATTATCAAGTCGCTGCGTCAGCATTCGGACGCTCGACAAGCCATTCACGTCGATCAACGATGTCGGCGAAGAAAAGGAAGATCTGCTGGCCGAGCTTGCGAACGATGCCGTCGTTCGGGATGGTGCGGATGTGGTCGTTCTAGCCGGCGCCCCGCTTGCCGGATTGGCATCGCGCGTTCGCGATCGCATCCCCGTGCCTGTTGTTGATTGTGCCGAAGCGGCAATCAAACAGCTCGAACTTCTTGTCGCCTTGAAATTCCGGAAAGCGGAATCCGGAAACTTCATGCGGCCTGCCGCCAAAGAATCGGTGGGCCTGACTGCTGCGCTTGCTGCCCGTCTCGCACACAAAGACGGACATGGTTCACTGAATTCCTAA
- a CDS encoding GAF domain-containing protein: MLQALDAYAKAVAEAPDADTAFRLAERAAADLIGHRLFTVMALHRESMEVERCYSSNPDKYPTGGRKKKRFTAWGDQVLTQGRPFIGYNADDIRANFNDYAVIIDLGLESVLNMPIRADGKTLGTMNLLDEAGFYREDHVACAHKIADELASALKNR, from the coding sequence ATGCTCCAAGCTCTTGATGCCTATGCGAAAGCGGTCGCCGAAGCGCCGGACGCCGACACCGCGTTCCGCTTGGCAGAAAGAGCCGCCGCAGACCTGATCGGCCACCGGTTGTTTACGGTCATGGCGTTGCATCGCGAGAGCATGGAAGTGGAGCGCTGTTATTCAAGCAATCCCGACAAATATCCGACGGGCGGACGAAAGAAGAAACGCTTTACTGCGTGGGGCGACCAAGTTCTGACGCAAGGGCGACCTTTCATCGGCTACAATGCCGACGATATCCGCGCCAATTTCAATGACTATGCGGTGATCATCGACCTTGGACTGGAATCCGTCCTGAACATGCCGATCAGGGCCGACGGCAAAACCCTAGGAACGATGAATTTACTGGATGAAGCGGGTTTTTATCGCGAGGATCATGTGGCGTGTGCTCACAAGATCGCCGATGAGCTTGCCAGTGCACTTAAGAATAGATAG
- a CDS encoding gamma-glutamyltransferase, with protein sequence MIKARPVVHARKYAVSAGHALATRAAMEILENGGNAVDAGVAAGLAIGVLHSDLVNFAGVAPIIIRMADSDETITIDGLGVWPKRASVEYFEREHGGAMPQGLMRTVVPAAPASWIAALGKFGTMRFADVAQFAVRYARDGFPVYPVFADFIATNEAAYRRTPALQEIYLPNGRPPKVGEMFVQTDLAATIQYMIDQEQAAGGDRLQGLKAARDAFYVGDIARKIVDYHAAKGGFLGADDLADFQVRFEAPLKVKFGDAEIHTCGAWCQGISLAQAFKMLDGIDLSGLEHNSADYIHTLTEVFKLVFADREAYVADPAFVDVPVSGMLDEKYLALRAGLIDPVRAFDAMPPAGDPVNMRAVLEEAAGTQPDAVNGPADDPHDTRPVDKHKMADPASADTSYVSVIDAAGNMFSATPSDTSADTEVIPGTGLCPSSRGSQSRGISASINAVAPGKRPRLTPNPALAIKDGKPLMVFGTPGGDVQIQAMIQVYLNRFHFGMDIQRAVEAPRFATYSFPSSFAPNAYFPGLLMVEQSIPEHVAADLSARGHMLERWQDGTWKAGGVLAVVRDPETGALTAGADPRRAGTAGGV encoded by the coding sequence ATGATCAAAGCCCGCCCCGTCGTTCATGCCCGGAAATATGCCGTCTCGGCGGGGCACGCGCTTGCCACCCGGGCAGCGATGGAAATCCTCGAGAACGGCGGCAATGCGGTTGACGCCGGGGTCGCGGCGGGACTGGCCATCGGCGTGCTGCACTCGGATCTGGTCAATTTCGCCGGCGTCGCGCCGATCATCATCCGGATGGCGGACAGCGATGAGACGATCACCATCGACGGCCTTGGTGTCTGGCCGAAACGGGCGTCGGTTGAGTATTTCGAGCGTGAACACGGCGGTGCCATGCCGCAGGGGCTGATGCGGACCGTGGTGCCGGCGGCACCGGCGTCGTGGATCGCTGCGCTGGGGAAATTCGGCACCATGCGCTTTGCCGATGTCGCGCAGTTCGCCGTTCGCTATGCCCGGGACGGGTTTCCCGTCTATCCGGTGTTCGCTGATTTTATCGCCACCAATGAAGCCGCTTACCGCCGGACCCCGGCGTTACAGGAGATTTACCTGCCGAACGGCCGCCCGCCGAAAGTCGGCGAGATGTTCGTCCAAACCGACCTTGCAGCGACGATCCAGTACATGATCGACCAGGAACAGGCCGCGGGCGGCGACCGCTTGCAGGGGCTAAAGGCGGCGCGCGATGCCTTTTATGTCGGCGACATCGCCCGCAAGATCGTCGATTACCACGCCGCCAAAGGCGGCTTTCTCGGGGCCGATGACCTGGCCGATTTTCAGGTCCGTTTCGAAGCCCCGCTCAAGGTCAAATTCGGGGATGCGGAAATCCATACCTGCGGCGCGTGGTGCCAGGGGATTTCGCTGGCGCAGGCCTTCAAAATGCTGGACGGCATCGATCTGTCCGGTCTCGAACATAATTCCGCCGATTATATCCATACCCTGACCGAGGTCTTCAAACTGGTGTTTGCGGATCGCGAAGCTTATGTCGCAGATCCGGCCTTCGTCGATGTCCCGGTAAGCGGCATGCTGGATGAAAAATATCTCGCGTTGCGGGCCGGGCTGATCGATCCCGTCCGTGCGTTCGACGCCATGCCGCCCGCGGGCGATCCCGTCAATATGCGGGCCGTGCTGGAAGAAGCAGCCGGGACCCAACCGGATGCGGTGAACGGACCGGCAGATGATCCGCATGACACCCGTCCCGTTGATAAACATAAGATGGCCGACCCGGCATCCGCCGACACGTCATATGTGTCGGTGATCGACGCCGCCGGGAACATGTTCTCGGCAACCCCCAGTGACACATCCGCCGATACCGAGGTCATTCCCGGAACCGGGCTGTGTCCGTCATCCAGGGGTTCGCAGTCGCGCGGGATCAGCGCCTCGATAAACGCCGTCGCACCGGGCAAGCGTCCCCGCCTGACCCCCAATCCGGCCCTGGCGATCAAGGACGGCAAGCCGCTGATGGTGTTCGGCACACCGGGCGGCGATGTACAGATTCAGGCGATGATCCAGGTCTATCTGAACCGCTTCCATTTCGGCATGGACATCCAGAGAGCGGTCGAAGCACCGCGTTTCGCGACCTACAGCTTCCCGTCCTCATTCGCACCGAACGCCTATTTCCCGGGCCTGCTGATGGTCGAACAGAGCATCCCCGAACATGTCGCCGCAGACCTTTCGGCCCGCGGCCACATGCTCGAACGCTGGCAGGACGGCACATGGAAAGCCGGCGGTGTGCTTGCGGTGGTACGTGATCCCGAAACAGGGGCGTTGACGGCTGGGGCCGATCCCCGGCGTGCCGGCACCGCCGGCGGGGTCTGA
- a CDS encoding MBL fold metallo-hydrolase has product MKITLLGTGTPAPSLTRQSSGYLIEIGNDVIIMDHGPGAAHRLLEAGSHPTKVTHAFLSHMHYDHIMDYPRLVLQRWDMGAGKIPELKVYGPQPLARITERLIGEDGAFGLDIESRVSHQASKDVYVSRGGVLPRAKPAPEINEVAPGDTVEGDGWRIVVGEAAHFQPIMDCLGFRLETDEGTLVYSGDSGGVPDSMVELARDCDMLIHMCHFASGMEPTEAYRLASGNHMDIAEVAKRANVKTVVLTHFIHLLDSPGVLEEMVTEMKTVFSGNIIIGRDLMKLSLNVDLPHRID; this is encoded by the coding sequence TTGAAAATCACCCTATTGGGGACCGGTACCCCCGCGCCCTCACTGACACGCCAGAGTTCCGGCTACCTCATTGAGATCGGCAACGATGTCATCATCATGGACCACGGCCCCGGTGCGGCGCACCGTCTGCTTGAGGCCGGATCCCACCCGACCAAAGTCACGCACGCCTTCCTCAGCCATATGCATTACGACCACATCATGGACTATCCGCGTCTGGTCCTGCAGCGCTGGGACATGGGGGCCGGCAAAATTCCTGAACTGAAGGTCTACGGCCCGCAGCCGCTGGCGCGGATCACCGAGCGCCTGATCGGCGAGGACGGTGCGTTCGGACTGGATATCGAATCCCGGGTTTCGCATCAGGCCAGCAAGGACGTGTACGTATCACGCGGCGGCGTGCTGCCCCGGGCCAAGCCGGCACCGGAAATCAATGAAGTCGCGCCCGGCGATACGGTAGAGGGGGACGGCTGGCGGATCGTCGTCGGCGAGGCCGCACATTTTCAGCCGATCATGGATTGCCTCGGCTTCCGTCTCGAAACCGACGAAGGCACGCTGGTCTATTCAGGTGACAGCGGCGGGGTCCCGGACAGCATGGTCGAGCTTGCCCGCGATTGCGACATGCTGATCCACATGTGCCATTTCGCCTCCGGGATGGAACCGACCGAGGCCTACCGGCTGGCCAGCGGCAATCACATGGATATTGCGGAAGTGGCGAAACGTGCCAATGTTAAAACGGTTGTGCTCACACACTTCATCCATCTGCTCGACAGTCCGGGCGTCCTTGAAGAAATGGTCACGGAGATGAAAACCGTGTTTTCCGGAAATATCATTATCGGCCGTGATCTGATGAAACTGTCACTGAACGTAGATTTGCCGCACCGGATCGACTGA
- a CDS encoding GntR family transcriptional regulator, with amino-acid sequence MSTQEIAIDALLQSVGDGMPANGIPKYQRLVEAFSECVISGCFKPGERVPTETSLAEKLPVSVGTVQKALAQLVSNGLVVRHRRTGTFIADRSSLVNEVFVYRYKDPDTGKYMMPFVRTLAVNADTNPGPWQESLRVERCVRVDRLVWFDQQPPAYSSVYFTYEHGQVYLDRAIEDLNGSSLHRMLIDRFNLPTIRMEHAISCRTLDDQACHHLLLPGGTTGTIWDIKDFTIHDAPILFQRYQLPPGHRPVEITESYGM; translated from the coding sequence ATGTCGACCCAGGAAATTGCCATTGATGCGCTATTGCAATCCGTCGGTGACGGCATGCCGGCCAATGGCATCCCGAAATACCAGCGGCTGGTGGAAGCGTTTTCCGAATGCGTGATTTCCGGCTGCTTCAAGCCCGGCGAACGGGTCCCGACGGAAACGTCGCTTGCGGAAAAGCTTCCGGTTAGCGTCGGGACCGTGCAAAAGGCTTTGGCGCAACTGGTCAGCAATGGCCTCGTTGTGCGCCATCGCCGGACCGGCACGTTCATCGCCGACCGTAGCTCACTGGTCAATGAAGTCTTCGTCTACCGCTACAAGGATCCCGATACCGGCAAATACATGATGCCCTTTGTGCGGACCCTTGCCGTAAATGCGGATACCAACCCCGGACCGTGGCAGGAATCACTGCGGGTCGAAAGATGTGTGCGCGTGGACCGGCTGGTATGGTTCGATCAGCAGCCCCCGGCGTATTCGAGCGTTTATTTCACTTATGAGCATGGGCAGGTTTATCTGGACCGTGCGATCGAAGACCTCAATGGCTCGTCCCTGCACCGGATGCTGATCGACCGCTTTAACCTTCCGACGATTCGCATGGAACACGCCATCAGTTGCCGCACCCTGGACGACCAGGCGTGCCATCATCTGCTTCTGCCCGGCGGCACCACGGGCACGATCTGGGACATCAAGGACTTCACCATTCACGATGCCCCGATCCTGTTCCAGCGCTATCAGCTGCCGCCCGGCCACAGGCCGGTCGAAATTACCGAGTCCTACGGGATGTAA
- a CDS encoding tripartite tricarboxylate transporter substrate binding protein, producing the protein MKRLLPLLAALALFAGPAQAEWAPKGPIKFWIGFGAGGGTDTQARALAEELEALKGWRIIPENKAGGGGAVMAAQLKNEPADGQTVGLAINTTFDFATIGNENISIDDFTYITMTAGSQMAVLARADSGWKSLDDMVKAAKSGTNIVWANWGNQVQAGAEMVARHYGITVNHLRGKGGKSAINALVAKDANVGWGGGVQGPLVAAGELVILASAEPKPLVQAPDQPTLIDLGVMETGLGFQFLLAGPKGMSDDARDTFAAAIHEVLKNPESKTAKFITKQYPPGPLMTSGAALEAQLKKNLEANKELVKLVK; encoded by the coding sequence ATGAAACGCTTATTACCCTTACTCGCAGCGCTTGCGCTGTTTGCCGGTCCGGCGCAAGCCGAATGGGCACCCAAAGGCCCGATCAAGTTCTGGATCGGCTTCGGCGCCGGCGGCGGTACCGACACCCAGGCCCGCGCCCTTGCCGAAGAACTGGAAGCCCTCAAGGGCTGGCGCATCATCCCGGAAAACAAAGCCGGTGGCGGCGGTGCCGTAATGGCAGCGCAGTTAAAGAATGAACCCGCCGACGGTCAGACGGTTGGTCTCGCAATCAACACCACCTTCGACTTTGCGACCATCGGCAACGAGAACATTTCGATCGATGATTTCACCTACATCACGATGACGGCGGGTTCGCAAATGGCCGTGCTGGCACGTGCCGACAGTGGCTGGAAGTCGCTCGACGACATGGTCAAGGCCGCCAAGAGTGGCACCAACATCGTCTGGGCCAACTGGGGCAACCAGGTTCAGGCCGGTGCTGAAATGGTGGCGCGTCATTATGGCATCACCGTCAACCATCTGCGCGGCAAGGGCGGCAAGTCCGCAATCAACGCGCTGGTGGCCAAGGACGCCAATGTCGGTTGGGGCGGCGGTGTTCAGGGACCGCTGGTCGCTGCGGGCGAACTGGTGATCCTGGCTTCCGCGGAACCCAAGCCGCTGGTACAGGCACCCGATCAGCCGACGTTGATCGATCTCGGCGTGATGGAAACCGGTCTCGGCTTCCAGTTCCTGCTGGCCGGTCCGAAAGGCATGAGCGACGATGCGCGTGACACCTTCGCCGCAGCAATCCACGAAGTTCTGAAGAACCCGGAATCGAAAACCGCCAAGTTCATCACCAAGCAGTACCCCCCGGGTCCGCTGATGACGTCCGGTGCGGCGCTGGAGGCTCAACTCAAGAAGAACCTCGAAGCCAACAAAGAACTGGTCAAACTGGTCAAGTGA
- a CDS encoding tripartite tricarboxylate transporter TctB family protein: protein MNASDNQKHTAPDPWDIGFGAVIFVASLAAIFVWFPNDMRGGFFFVNPIGKTEPGDAFFPTLLAATLALLSGLQLFLSLTRGSPPASPGAQGHLTKDNIRFLILFTAICVSGLLIMYLLGPAAAWVMRSFGLIDVEYRYLTDTAPYKYLGYVTGGFLMTVTLIGWTEGRLRRVGIISVLTVIVVSIIIFDQLLTNVLLPPNADY from the coding sequence GTGAACGCTTCCGACAACCAAAAACATACGGCGCCGGACCCCTGGGATATCGGGTTCGGCGCCGTTATTTTCGTCGCCTCGCTGGCGGCGATTTTCGTGTGGTTTCCAAACGACATGCGCGGCGGGTTTTTTTTCGTCAATCCGATTGGCAAGACCGAACCCGGCGACGCCTTTTTTCCGACCCTGCTGGCAGCTACGCTGGCCCTGCTGAGCGGGCTGCAGCTTTTCCTGTCCCTGACACGGGGATCGCCGCCGGCTAGCCCCGGCGCGCAGGGACATCTGACCAAAGACAACATCCGCTTCCTGATCCTTTTCACGGCGATCTGCGTCAGCGGACTTCTTATTATGTATTTACTGGGACCGGCCGCGGCGTGGGTGATGCGCAGTTTCGGCCTGATTGATGTCGAGTACCGCTATCTTACGGATACGGCCCCATATAAATATCTCGGATACGTCACCGGCGGGTTTCTGATGACTGTCACCCTGATCGGCTGGACCGAGGGCCGTCTGCGGCGCGTCGGCATCATCTCGGTGCTGACCGTGATCGTGGTCTCGATCATCATTTTCGATCAGCTGCTGACCAACGTCCTGCTGCCCCCCAATGCCGATTACTAA
- a CDS encoding tripartite tricarboxylate transporter permease — MELVLEYVLRGIADVFTASDGSLDWMPLIMVFAGLIVGIIVGATPGLNGPFAMALSLPVLIWVFGVSDDALLPILGFLIGLMKGATVGGAVPAILFNTPGTPDAYLTTLDGHPMALNGQGPKALKVSHFSSVCGDTFSDMALFLTAPVLAVLIESVLDLPEKAALIILSLSFMAAVAGSAPLKGLMIGVLGMLLALMGSTLSGNGPRMTFGIAELGNGLPLSSAILGVLIVGEVFIGIEDAARHRIANKKPIQNKAHGDNRFRWADIKAIMPVICSSSLIGTVIGALPGIGTTLAATLGYDFAKRFSKKPERYGTGIPEGVAATEAANSSVSGANLIPVMSLGIPGNFAAVFIILAVESVGDFTLGPQVFRFTEIKEIEGYGTIINKDLVIAFAMFTLMVIANAFNWTVGGVLMRSLGVLARIPKSIMLPVVLLITLTAVYAQDGGFVAIWVVMVFGLIGYVLRRLDISILPFVIGFLLSPRLEELIRGGYSASGGDPLFLLKSPIALAFLVMAVLILFFANPNRRIAKS, encoded by the coding sequence ATGGAACTGGTTCTCGAATACGTGCTGCGCGGTATCGCCGATGTGTTTACGGCGTCGGACGGCAGCCTGGACTGGATGCCGCTGATCATGGTGTTCGCCGGACTGATCGTCGGCATCATCGTCGGCGCGACGCCCGGCCTTAACGGCCCCTTCGCCATGGCGCTGTCGTTGCCGGTGCTGATCTGGGTGTTCGGGGTCAGCGATGATGCGTTGCTGCCGATCCTCGGATTCCTGATCGGCCTGATGAAGGGGGCCACCGTCGGCGGTGCGGTCCCGGCCATTCTGTTCAACACGCCCGGCACGCCGGATGCCTATCTGACGACACTCGACGGTCATCCGATGGCGCTCAACGGCCAGGGGCCGAAGGCGCTGAAGGTGTCCCATTTCAGTTCCGTCTGCGGCGATACTTTCAGTGACATGGCGCTGTTCCTGACCGCGCCGGTGCTTGCGGTGCTGATCGAAAGCGTTCTCGACCTGCCCGAGAAAGCGGCGTTGATCATTCTGTCGCTGTCGTTCATGGCGGCCGTCGCTGGCAGTGCGCCGCTCAAGGGCCTGATGATAGGCGTGCTCGGCATGCTGTTGGCGCTGATGGGCTCCACCCTGTCGGGGAACGGCCCCCGGATGACCTTCGGGATTGCGGAACTGGGCAACGGGTTGCCGCTATCGTCGGCCATTCTCGGCGTGCTGATCGTCGGCGAGGTCTTCATCGGCATCGAGGACGCGGCACGCCACCGGATAGCCAATAAAAAGCCCATTCAGAACAAGGCCCACGGCGACAACCGCTTTCGATGGGCCGATATCAAAGCCATCATGCCGGTGATCTGTTCATCGTCGCTGATCGGCACCGTGATCGGCGCCCTGCCGGGGATCGGCACGACCCTGGCGGCGACCCTCGGCTACGACTTCGCCAAGCGGTTCTCGAAAAAACCTGAAAGATACGGCACCGGCATTCCCGAAGGCGTGGCGGCGACGGAAGCGGCCAACTCGTCGGTGTCCGGCGCCAACCTGATCCCGGTCATGAGCCTCGGTATTCCCGGCAACTTCGCCGCCGTGTTCATCATCCTCGCCGTGGAATCGGTTGGCGACTTCACCCTTGGCCCGCAGGTCTTCCGGTTTACCGAGATCAAGGAGATCGAAGGTTACGGCACCATCATCAACAAGGACCTGGTCATCGCCTTTGCCATGTTCACGCTGATGGTGATCGCCAATGCCTTCAACTGGACCGTCGGTGGTGTTCTCATGCGCTCACTGGGCGTGCTGGCGCGTATTCCTAAATCAATCATGCTGCCGGTCGTCCTGCTGATTACCCTTACCGCCGTGTATGCACAGGACGGCGGGTTCGTCGCCATCTGGGTGGTGATGGTCTTTGGCCTGATCGGCTATGTCCTGCGCAGACTGGATATCTCCATCCTGCCCTTCGTCATCGGTTTTCTGCTGTCACCCCGGCTCGAAGAGCTGATCCGGGGCGGCTATTCGGCGTCCGGGGGCGATCCGCTGTTCCTGTTGAAATCGCCGATTGCGCTGGCGTTTCTGGTCATGGCGGTGCTGATCCTGTTTTTCGCGAACCCGAACAGGCGCATAGCCAAAAGTTAA